One Pirellulales bacterium DNA segment encodes these proteins:
- a CDS encoding NYN domain-containing protein — MALIIDGYNLMHAAGIVGRGVGPGGLHRSRLALLNFVAESLGPHELATTTVVFDARNAPPGLPRSFVYRGMTVLFAAGYETADELIEELIRADSAPRKLLVVSADHRLQKAARRRRAKAIDSDRWYGDLAHHRAARGVPPPAFIKPSQPTAGEVEFWLRQFSDENETKDEPLADDGIFPPGYAEDIEE, encoded by the coding sequence ATGGCCCTGATCATCGACGGCTACAACCTGATGCACGCGGCGGGCATCGTGGGCCGCGGCGTCGGGCCGGGCGGACTGCACCGCTCGCGGCTGGCACTGCTCAACTTTGTAGCCGAGTCGCTCGGTCCGCACGAGCTGGCGACGACCACCGTCGTGTTCGACGCGCGGAACGCTCCGCCCGGCCTGCCGCGCAGCTTTGTCTATCGAGGCATGACGGTGCTGTTCGCCGCCGGTTACGAAACCGCCGACGAGTTGATCGAAGAGTTGATCCGGGCAGATTCGGCTCCGCGGAAGCTGCTGGTGGTATCGGCCGACCATCGCTTGCAAAAAGCCGCCCGCCGCCGCCGCGCGAAAGCGATCGACAGCGACCGCTGGTATGGCGACCTGGCGCACCACCGTGCCGCGCGGGGCGTGCCGCCGCCCGCGTTCATCAAACCGAGCCAACCGACCGCCGGCGAAGTGGAATTCTGGCTGCGGCAGTTTTCTGATGAAAACGAGACAAAGGACGAGCCCTTGGCCGATGACGGAATCTTCCCGCCGGGTTACGCGGAGGACATCGAGGAGTAA
- a CDS encoding DUF4351 domain-containing protein has product MHDPRFKRLLQEFFAEFFRLFFPSWAERFDFNDVEWLDKELISDALQGESRFVDVVAKLATREPVPGPDRRSGESWLALVHVEIEAADKVAPLRQRMFHYYEPLRRRHGLPVLPIGVYLRVGLEGIGWDVYEEYFWEHQLVRFNYPYVGLPALDAEQYMRQDNWLGVALAALMRVSKERRIALAGEALQRLVHCPENAYRKTLLCECLSAYLPLDDDQRQQFEDMVRNHPDSEVQAMEMGLLDQIEQRGLERGKLEGKLEGKLEGQRELLRKQLETRFGPLPPSVAAHLETLSSEQLTALGCALVSAASLNELGLGISANGG; this is encoded by the coding sequence ATGCACGACCCTCGTTTCAAGCGACTGCTTCAAGAGTTCTTCGCGGAGTTCTTTCGGCTCTTCTTCCCAAGCTGGGCCGAACGATTTGACTTCAATGACGTCGAATGGCTCGACAAGGAGCTTATCAGCGATGCGCTCCAGGGCGAAAGTCGCTTTGTGGATGTCGTCGCGAAGCTGGCGACGCGGGAGCCGGTTCCGGGACCCGATCGCCGTTCGGGGGAGAGTTGGCTTGCCCTGGTCCACGTGGAGATCGAAGCCGCTGACAAAGTCGCGCCTCTACGGCAGCGAATGTTCCACTACTATGAGCCGCTACGTCGCCGCCACGGCTTGCCGGTGCTGCCGATCGGGGTCTATCTGAGGGTCGGCTTGGAGGGAATCGGCTGGGACGTCTACGAGGAATACTTCTGGGAGCACCAACTCGTGCGTTTCAACTATCCCTACGTCGGTCTACCGGCGCTTGATGCCGAGCAATATATGCGGCAAGACAACTGGTTGGGCGTGGCCTTGGCGGCCTTGATGCGCGTCAGCAAAGAGCGGAGAATAGCGTTGGCGGGCGAGGCGCTCCAGAGGCTTGTGCATTGCCCGGAAAACGCCTATCGAAAGACGTTGCTGTGTGAATGTCTGAGCGCCTATCTGCCGCTCGACGACGATCAGCGGCAGCAGTTTGAGGACATGGTACGGAACCATCCAGATTCGGAGGTGCAAGCAATGGAAATGGGACTTTTAGATCAAATCGAACAACGGGGTCTTGAGCGCGGCAAGTTGGAAGGCAAGCTGGAAGGCAAGCTGGAAGGACAGAGGGAACTGCTGCGGAAGCAACTCGAAACGCGCTTTGGGCCGTTGCCGCCATCGGTCGCGGCACATTTGGAAACCTTGTCGAGCGAGCAGTTGACGGCTTTGGGCTGCGCACTGGTGTCCGCCGCATCGCTGAACGAACTAGGGCTTGGAATCTCAGCCAACGGTGGCTGA
- a CDS encoding pyruvate carboxylase, with amino-acid sequence MPSIKKLLVANRSEIAIRVFRTAHELGIRTVAIYSNEDRFALHRFKADEAYLVGRTGEPIRAYLDIENIVEVAKERGVDGIHPGYGFLSENPELAGACEQAGILFCGPSPRILEQLGDKIVARQIAEQAGVPVLAGSSRPLASAAQAEQLAEQLGYPVLLKAAKGGGGRGMRVVNRPEDLAASLEQAQREAHSAFGSPDVFLEKFIARPRHIEVQLMGDKHGNLVHLYERDCSIQRRHQKVVEIAPSLDLDPQLRDAICQSALTIGRAVNYESAGTVEFLVDDQTDQFYFIEVNPRIQVEHTCTEQVTGVDLVKCQLLVAEGRRLDDPEIGLGSQTAVRTQGYAIQCRITTEDPLNNFRPDYGRVAHYRSTGGPGVRLDAGTAFSGALVTPYYDSLLVKVITSGNRFVDAARRMERCLQEFRVRGVKTNIPFLINLVTHPKFIAGGCTTRFLDETPELFHFVARRDRATKLFRYLADVLVNGNTIVKERPKHIRRQPAPLPVLDHSQPLPSGARQRLLTLGPEKFSQWILAQKRLLVTDTTMRDAHQSLLATRLRTHDMLAIAEAYARNHHDLFSLEMWGGATFDTAMRFLKECPWQRLVDLRQRIPNVLFQMLLRASNALGYANYPDNVVQTFVEETASAGIDVFRIFDSLNWMPNMRVAMDAVLSTGAICEAAICYTGDVLDRRRKKYDLKYYVEMAKELEKMGAHILAIKDMAGLCKPYAAELLVRTLKQEIGIPIHFHTHDTSGVQAAAILKAAEVDLDIADAAFAPLSGLTSQPNLNSVVEALRYTPRDTGLDRDALQATANYWEAVREFYAPFETGMMASTAEVYTNEMPGGQYTNLYEQAHAIGLGARWHEICRMYADVNQLFGDIVKVTPSSKAVGDMALFLIANNLTVDDVLKSDRELSFPESVVDLLAGRMGQPPGGFPPEVQKRVLRGQTPVEGRPGASLPPADFAQTAAELKKRLGRGPSRRDVVSYLVYPRVVSDFIAHEENYGDTSILPTPVFFYGPQPGEEMSVEIEPGKTLITKFLTIGDAQPDGRRTVFFELNGQPRDVTVEDLTLEEAVSRRTKADASNPAEVGAPMPGMVVNVAVKVGDKVAQGQKLLTMEAMKMETTIYAERGGQVAEVLVSPGSQVDTGDLVLRWE; translated from the coding sequence ATGCCATCCATCAAAAAACTGCTTGTCGCCAACCGCAGCGAAATCGCCATCCGCGTCTTCCGCACCGCCCACGAGCTCGGTATCCGCACGGTCGCCATCTATTCCAACGAAGACCGCTTCGCCCTGCACCGCTTCAAAGCCGACGAGGCGTATCTGGTGGGCCGCACCGGTGAGCCGATCCGCGCTTATCTCGACATCGAGAACATCGTCGAGGTGGCCAAGGAACGGGGCGTCGACGGCATCCATCCCGGCTACGGCTTTCTCTCGGAGAATCCGGAGCTGGCAGGGGCCTGCGAACAGGCGGGCATTCTCTTCTGTGGCCCTTCGCCGCGCATACTGGAGCAACTCGGCGATAAAATTGTGGCCCGGCAGATTGCCGAACAAGCCGGCGTGCCCGTGCTGGCCGGCAGTAGCCGCCCGCTGGCAAGCGCCGCCCAGGCCGAGCAGCTTGCCGAGCAGCTTGGCTACCCGGTGCTGTTGAAGGCCGCCAAAGGGGGCGGCGGCCGCGGCATGCGCGTCGTCAATCGGCCCGAAGACCTGGCCGCCTCGCTTGAGCAGGCGCAGCGCGAGGCCCACAGCGCCTTCGGCAGCCCCGATGTCTTTTTGGAAAAGTTCATCGCCCGGCCACGGCATATCGAAGTGCAGTTGATGGGCGACAAGCACGGCAACCTGGTGCATCTCTACGAGCGCGATTGCTCGATCCAGCGACGGCACCAGAAAGTCGTCGAGATCGCCCCCTCGCTCGATCTGGACCCGCAGTTGCGCGACGCCATCTGCCAGTCGGCCCTGACCATCGGCCGCGCCGTCAACTACGAGAGCGCCGGCACCGTCGAGTTTCTCGTCGATGATCAGACCGATCAGTTTTACTTCATCGAGGTCAACCCCCGGATTCAGGTCGAGCACACCTGCACCGAGCAGGTGACGGGCGTCGATCTGGTGAAGTGCCAGCTACTGGTGGCCGAAGGCCGGCGGCTGGACGACCCGGAGATCGGCCTCGGCTCGCAGACGGCCGTCCGCACGCAAGGCTACGCCATTCAATGCCGCATCACCACCGAGGATCCGCTCAATAACTTTCGGCCCGACTACGGCCGCGTGGCCCACTATCGCTCCACCGGCGGGCCGGGCGTGCGGCTCGACGCGGGCACCGCTTTCTCCGGCGCCCTGGTCACGCCTTACTACGATTCGCTGCTGGTCAAGGTCATCACGTCGGGCAACCGCTTCGTCGATGCCGCCCGACGCATGGAACGCTGCTTGCAAGAGTTCCGCGTCCGCGGCGTGAAGACGAACATTCCCTTCTTGATCAACCTGGTCACGCACCCCAAGTTCATCGCCGGCGGCTGCACCACTCGGTTCCTGGACGAGACGCCGGAGCTGTTTCACTTTGTCGCCCGCCGCGACCGGGCCACGAAGCTCTTCCGCTATCTGGCCGACGTGCTCGTCAACGGCAACACCATCGTCAAGGAGCGGCCCAAGCACATTCGCCGCCAGCCGGCCCCGCTGCCGGTGCTCGACCACAGCCAACCGCTGCCGTCGGGCGCGCGGCAGCGGCTCCTCACGCTGGGGCCGGAGAAATTCAGTCAGTGGATCCTGGCGCAAAAACGGCTGCTCGTGACCGACACCACCATGCGCGACGCCCACCAGTCGCTCTTGGCCACGCGGCTGCGGACGCACGATATGCTGGCGATCGCCGAAGCCTACGCCCGCAACCATCACGACCTGTTCTCGCTGGAAATGTGGGGCGGCGCCACGTTCGACACCGCCATGCGGTTCTTGAAGGAGTGCCCCTGGCAGCGGCTGGTCGATCTGCGGCAGAGAATTCCCAACGTCTTGTTCCAGATGCTGCTGCGAGCGTCGAACGCGCTCGGTTACGCGAACTATCCCGACAACGTCGTGCAGACGTTCGTCGAAGAGACCGCATCGGCGGGCATCGACGTGTTCCGCATCTTCGACTCGCTCAACTGGATGCCGAACATGCGGGTGGCGATGGACGCGGTGCTCTCGACCGGCGCGATCTGCGAGGCCGCCATCTGCTACACCGGCGACGTGCTCGACCGGCGCCGCAAGAAGTACGACCTGAAGTATTACGTCGAGATGGCCAAGGAGCTGGAAAAGATGGGCGCCCACATCCTGGCCATCAAAGACATGGCCGGGCTGTGCAAGCCCTACGCGGCCGAGCTGCTGGTCCGCACGCTGAAGCAGGAGATTGGCATCCCCATCCATTTCCACACGCACGACACCAGCGGCGTGCAGGCGGCCGCCATCTTGAAGGCCGCCGAAGTCGATCTCGACATCGCCGACGCCGCCTTCGCTCCGCTGTCGGGCCTGACGTCGCAGCCGAATCTCAACTCGGTGGTCGAGGCCCTTCGCTATACGCCGCGCGACACCGGGCTCGACCGCGACGCGCTGCAAGCCACGGCCAACTATTGGGAAGCGGTGCGCGAGTTTTACGCCCCGTTCGAGACGGGCATGATGGCCAGCACGGCCGAGGTCTATACCAACGAGATGCCGGGCGGACAGTACACGAACCTCTATGAGCAGGCCCACGCCATCGGCCTCGGCGCGCGGTGGCACGAGATCTGTCGCATGTATGCCGACGTGAACCAGCTCTTCGGCGACATCGTGAAAGTCACGCCGTCGTCGAAAGCGGTGGGCGACATGGCCCTGTTTCTGATCGCCAACAACCTGACGGTCGACGATGTGTTGAAGAGCGACCGCGAGCTGTCGTTTCCCGAATCGGTGGTCGATCTGCTCGCGGGGCGGATGGGCCAGCCGCCGGGCGGATTTCCGCCGGAAGTGCAAAAGCGGGTGCTGCGCGGGCAGACGCCGGTCGAGGGACGGCCCGGCGCCAGCCTGCCGCCGGCCGACTTCGCCCAGACGGCGGCCGAGTTGAAGAAGCGGCTCGGCCGCGGGCCGTCGCGCCGCGACGTGGTGTCGTACCTGGTCTATCCCCGCGTGGTCAGCGATTTCATCGCTCACGAAGAGAACTATGGCGACACCAGCATTCTGCCCACTCCGGTGTTCTTCTATGGCCCGCAGCCCGGCGAGGAGATGAGCGTCGAGATCGAGCCGGGCAAGACGCTGATCACCAAGTTTCTGACCATCGGCGATGCCCAGCCCGACGGCCGCCGCACGGTGTTTTTCGAGCTGAACGGCCAACCCCGCGACGTGACGGTGGAAGACCTGACCTTGGAAGAAGCGGTCAGCCGGCGGACGAAAGCCGATGCGAGCAATCCCGCGGAGGTCGGCGCGCCGATGCCCGGCATGGTGGTGAACGTGGCGGTCAAGGTCGGCGACAAAGTGGCGCAAGGCCAAAAGCTGCTGACGATGGAAGCCATGAAGATGGAGACGACGATTTACGCCGAGCGTGGCGGGCAGGTGGCCGAGGTGCTGGTTTCGCCCGGCAGCCAGGTGGACACGGGGGATTTGGTGCTGCGCTGGGAGTAG
- a CDS encoding AAA family ATPase: MRLKHVTVENFKGVRRVDFPTEEAPHALRSLTALLGDNGSGKTTVLQAIALTLSLATRRTRDMASFGWHGFLPERVSSLGPTFVELQVTFEPEEVALTSDLFSAWQDSLPPERKQTMRLVPPSDLDEVTLRFEQGRVGSPQGFDAVNQFLGRYYVKALRDSRPDLKERFAKLGDIFWFDQHRNLGTLMAEDLASESRSRERRQAGDVEDRLREGWHAGVEQLREYLVGWWGHHTTVPLRGKDFIRPLEERFQTVFPGTRFVGIMPRGGITAPKANDFYFLIDRDGRVYDLAEMSSGEQAVFPLVYEFVRLDIQRSVVLIDELELHLHPPEQQRLLAALPRIGPDCQFLISTHSEFLSSAIPNEQEVRLDRGSRCL; this comes from the coding sequence ATGAGGCTTAAACACGTAACGGTCGAAAACTTCAAGGGCGTTCGCCGGGTTGATTTTCCCACAGAGGAAGCTCCTCATGCGCTTCGCTCGCTCACCGCCCTCTTGGGCGACAACGGAAGCGGAAAAACGACCGTACTGCAGGCGATCGCCCTGACGCTGTCGCTGGCGACGCGCCGCACACGCGACATGGCGTCGTTCGGTTGGCACGGCTTCCTGCCAGAGCGCGTTTCCAGCCTTGGACCGACTTTTGTTGAACTGCAGGTCACGTTCGAGCCGGAGGAGGTTGCGCTTACCAGCGACCTGTTCAGCGCTTGGCAAGATTCGCTCCCACCCGAACGCAAGCAAACGATGAGACTTGTGCCGCCGTCAGATTTGGACGAGGTAACGCTGCGATTCGAGCAGGGACGGGTTGGTTCTCCTCAGGGCTTTGATGCGGTCAACCAATTTCTCGGTCGCTACTACGTGAAGGCTTTAAGAGACTCGCGGCCGGATTTGAAAGAGCGTTTTGCAAAACTTGGCGACATTTTCTGGTTCGACCAGCATCGGAACCTCGGCACTCTGATGGCGGAGGATCTGGCGAGCGAGAGCCGGTCCCGCGAACGTCGGCAAGCCGGCGACGTCGAAGACCGCCTGCGCGAAGGGTGGCACGCGGGCGTCGAGCAACTGCGAGAGTATCTGGTCGGGTGGTGGGGGCACCATACCACGGTGCCGCTTCGTGGGAAGGATTTCATTCGTCCGCTTGAGGAACGGTTCCAGACCGTGTTTCCGGGTACGCGATTCGTGGGAATCATGCCCCGCGGCGGCATCACCGCGCCGAAGGCGAACGATTTTTACTTCCTGATCGACCGCGACGGCCGGGTTTATGACCTCGCTGAAATGTCTTCCGGAGAACAGGCTGTGTTCCCCTTGGTGTACGAGTTTGTGCGACTTGATATTCAGCGTTCCGTGGTACTGATCGACGAACTCGAATTGCACTTGCACCCGCCTGAGCAGCAAAGGCTGTTGGCGGCCTTGCCACGAATAGGCCCCGATTGCCAATTCCTGATTTCGACGCATTCCGAGTTTCTCTCGTCGGCCATCCCGAACGAGCAGGAAGTCCGTCTAGACAGAGGAAGCCGGTGCCTATAG
- the cmk gene encoding (d)CMP kinase, with amino-acid sequence MIVAIDGPAGAGKSSAARALAHRLGFRFLDTGAMYRAVALAGLRRHVDFDDHDAVAQMARQISIALDDDRVLLDGDDVTHEIRTLAVTSVTHYPANNAAVREHLVELQRQFAVGQNVVTEGRDQGTVVFPHAECKIFLTASPRERARRRHLDLTDHGEHVTLEDVLADQNERDLRDASRHVGPLKPAADAVTFNTDGLSADEVVDRLEGLVRAKMA; translated from the coding sequence ATGATTGTCGCCATTGATGGACCCGCCGGGGCCGGCAAGAGCAGCGCCGCTCGCGCGCTGGCTCACCGCTTGGGGTTCCGCTTTCTCGACACCGGCGCCATGTATCGCGCCGTCGCGCTGGCCGGACTACGGCGGCATGTCGACTTTGACGACCACGACGCCGTCGCCCAAATGGCGAGGCAAATCTCAATCGCGCTCGACGACGACCGCGTGCTGCTCGACGGCGACGATGTGACGCACGAAATCCGCACGCTGGCAGTGACCTCGGTCACGCATTACCCGGCCAACAACGCCGCCGTGCGCGAACACCTGGTCGAGCTGCAGCGGCAGTTCGCGGTCGGGCAGAACGTCGTTACCGAAGGGCGAGACCAGGGAACGGTCGTCTTTCCCCATGCGGAGTGCAAAATCTTTCTCACGGCCAGCCCGCGGGAGCGTGCCCGGCGGCGGCACCTCGATCTGACGGACCACGGCGAGCACGTGACGCTGGAAGATGTATTGGCCGATCAGAACGAGCGCGACCTGCGCGACGCCAGCCGCCACGTAGGACCCCTCAAGCCGGCCGCCGATGCCGTGACGTTCAACACCGATGGCCTCTCGGCCGACGAAGTGGTCGACCGCCTCGAAGGTCTCGTGCGGGCAAAAATGGCATGA
- a CDS encoding lysophospholipid acyltransferase family protein, with the protein MKRGPTRSLPKRLWYGFVHVVCRLLATVLFRIRVRGREWVPRQGGVLVLSNHQSYFDPVLVGLACDRRLNYLARNSLFRVPGFRWLIESLDAIPIDREGLGLSGLKETLRRLKSGELVLIFPEGTRTRDGEVAPLKPGFSALARRAGVPLLPMAIDGAYDAWPRRRLLPGLSTIHIQFGQPLSADAASALDERQLVAEIERRIRECHRKARAARQAATA; encoded by the coding sequence ATGAAGCGCGGCCCGACACGCTCTTTGCCGAAGCGGCTCTGGTACGGCTTTGTTCACGTGGTTTGCCGCCTGCTGGCGACAGTGCTGTTTCGCATTCGGGTGCGCGGCCGCGAGTGGGTGCCGCGGCAGGGCGGCGTGCTGGTGCTGTCGAACCACCAGAGCTATTTCGATCCTGTTCTGGTCGGGCTGGCCTGCGACCGGCGGCTGAATTATCTGGCCCGTAATTCGTTGTTCCGCGTCCCCGGTTTCCGCTGGCTCATCGAGTCGCTGGATGCCATTCCGATCGATCGCGAAGGCCTGGGCTTGTCGGGCCTGAAAGAAACGCTGCGGCGACTGAAGAGCGGCGAGCTGGTGTTGATCTTTCCGGAAGGCACGCGGACGCGCGACGGCGAGGTGGCGCCGCTCAAGCCGGGCTTCAGCGCGCTGGCCAGGCGGGCCGGCGTACCGTTGTTGCCCATGGCGATCGACGGCGCCTACGACGCCTGGCCGCGGCGGCGGTTGTTGCCCGGCCTGAGCACCATCCACATTCAGTTCGGCCAGCCGCTCTCGGCCGACGCGGCGTCCGCGCTCGATGAGCGGCAACTTGTGGCCGAGATCGAGCGGCGGATTCGCGAGTGCCACCGGAAGGCACGCGCGGCGAGGCAGGCAGCTACCGCTTAA
- a CDS encoding uracil-DNA glycosylase, with the protein MSNWNKLNRDIVACELCPRLRDYCQTVAREKRRAFQDWDYWGRPVPNFGDLRARLLIVGLAPAAHGGNRTGRLFTGDRSGDWLFRALDKAGFANQATSVDRHDGLELTDCAITAICHCAPPGNKPWPDEIANCRHWLEQTVDVLRVRVFLALGRLAWDGVVREARRRQWLSGAAPKFAHAAQVSLHGGRWLLGSFHPSQQNTFTGKLTEPMFDRVFAAARELLRS; encoded by the coding sequence ATGTCGAACTGGAACAAGCTCAACCGCGACATCGTGGCGTGCGAGCTTTGCCCGCGATTGAGGGACTATTGCCAAACCGTCGCCCGTGAGAAGCGCCGCGCGTTCCAAGACTGGGATTATTGGGGCCGGCCGGTGCCCAACTTCGGCGATTTGCGAGCTCGGCTGTTGATCGTCGGGCTGGCTCCGGCGGCGCACGGCGGCAATCGCACCGGCCGGTTGTTCACGGGCGATCGCAGCGGCGATTGGTTGTTCCGCGCGCTGGACAAGGCCGGCTTTGCCAATCAAGCAACCTCGGTCGATCGCCACGACGGGCTGGAACTGACCGATTGTGCGATCACCGCGATCTGCCACTGCGCTCCGCCCGGCAACAAGCCGTGGCCCGACGAAATCGCCAACTGCCGGCACTGGCTGGAACAGACGGTCGACGTGCTGCGGGTGCGTGTTTTTTTGGCGCTGGGCCGGCTGGCGTGGGACGGCGTCGTGCGTGAGGCGCGGCGGCGGCAATGGCTTTCCGGCGCCGCGCCGAAGTTCGCCCACGCCGCACAGGTCTCGTTACACGGCGGCCGCTGGCTGCTGGGGAGCTTTCACCCCAGCCAGCAGAACACGTTCACGGGCAAACTGACGGAGCCGATGTTCGATCGCGTGTTTGCTGCCGCGCGGGAGTTGCTGCGGTCTTAG